One stretch of Aythya fuligula isolate bAytFul2 chromosome 24, bAytFul2.pri, whole genome shotgun sequence DNA includes these proteins:
- the PGAP3 gene encoding post-GPI attachment to proteins factor 3 — protein sequence MAGGGAARAALLLLLGAAAAPGPARGSQGDREPLYRECLGRCERRNCSGAALRHFRARQPLYMGLTGWTCRDDCKYECMWLTVRLYLQGGRRVPQFHGKWPFSRFLFVQEPASALASLLNGLASFLMLLRYKAAVPPASPMYPTCVAFAWVSVNAWFWSTVFHTRDTAVTEKLDYFCASAVVLHSVYLCCVRTLGLRRPALIGVFRAFLLLFLACHVSYLTLVRFDYGYNMAANVAIGLLNLLWWLWWCLRNRPRLPHVWKCALVVLLLQAGALLELLDFPPLFWVLDAHALWHISTVPLNVLFYSFLVDDSLYLLKANSDLSKTD from the exons atggcgggcggcggggcggctcgggcggcgctgctgctgctgctgggggcggcggcggcgccgggcccggcccgTGGCTCGCAGGGCGACCGGGAGCCGCTGTACCGAGAGTGCCTGGGCCGCTGCGAGCGGCGGAACTGCTCGGGGGCGGCGCTGCGGCACTTCCGGGCCCGGCAGCCGCTCTACATGGGCCTCACAG gCTGGACGTGCCGCGACGACTGCAAGTACGAGTGCATGTGGCTCACCGTGCGCCTCTACCTGCAGGGCGGCCGCCGCGTGCCCCAATTCCACGGCAAG TGGCCCTTTTCCCGTTTCCTCTTCGTCCAGGAGCCGGCCTCCGCCCTGGCCTCGCTGCTCAACGGGCTGGCCAGCTTCCTCATGCTGCTGCGCTACAAAGCCGCCGTGCCCCCCGCCTCCCCCATGTACCCCACCTGCGTCGCCTTCGCCTGG gtCTCTGTCAACGCCTGGTTCTGGTCCACCGTCTTCCACACCAGGGACACGGCGGTGACGGAG AAGCTGGATTATTTCTGCGCCTCGGCCGTGGTGCTGCACTCCGTGTACCTCTGCTGCGTCAG gacacTGGGGCTGCGGCGCCCGGCCTTAATCGGCGTCTTCAgggccttcctcctcctcttcctcgcctGCCACGTCTCCTACCTGACCCTGGTGCGCTTCGACTACGGCTACAACATGGCCGCGAACGTGGCCATCg gGCTCCTGAACCTGctgtggtggctgtggtggTGCCTCCGCAACCGCCCGCGCCTGCCCCACGTCTGGAAGTGCGccctggtggtgctgctgctgcaggcgggggccctgctggagctgctggattTCCCCCCCCTCTTCTGGGTGCTGGACGCCCACGCCCTCTGGCACATCAGCACCGTCCCC
- the GRB7 gene encoding growth factor receptor-bound protein 7 — translation MPGPAGGWRDAAGAADDAMDGGAQQSGLREPPGAGGTEQEGDAGEGPPAADLRRSQPLFIQGSSRPPAEEEPRASSLPCIPNPFPELCSPSNSPILSSLPQGPPREGTCHLVKVFSEDGSCRSLEVSAGTTARQLCEMLVQRTHALHDHSWALVELHQHLALERCLEDHESVVEVQSAWPLGADSRFVFRKNFAKYELFKSNAQSLFPEVMVSSCLEANKSMAHSELIQNFLNSGSCPEVQGFLQLREAGRKVWKRFYFSLRRSGLYYSTKGTSKDPRHLQYFADLTESNIYYVTQGKKHYGTPTEFGFCIKPYKVRSGTKGLKLLCSEDEQSRTCWMAAFRLFKYGMQLYRNYQQAQARLSQPPWISPTALRSVSDNALVAMDFSGCTGRVIENPSEVLTAALEEAQAWRKKTTHRYSLPAACQTSPLSAAIHRTQPWFHGRISREDTQQLIGRQGLVDGVFLVRESQRNPKGFVLSLCHLQKVKHYLILPSEEEGRLYFTMDDGQTRFADLIQLVEFHQINRGILPCKLRHYCTCVAL, via the exons ATGCCCGGTCCGGCGGGAGGGTGGCGGGACGCGGCGGGCGCTGCAG ATGATGCCATGGACGGGGGGGCCCAGCAGAGCGGCCtccgggagccccccggggcggGCGGCACGGAGCAGGAGGGGGACGCGGGCGAGGGGCCGCCCGCCGCCGACCTCAGGCGCTCGCAGCCCCTCTTCATCCAGGGCAGCAG CCGGCCGCCGGCGGAGGAGGAGCCGCGCGCCTCGTCGCTGCCCTGCATCCCCAACCCCTTCCCcgagctctgcagcccctccaACTCGCCCAtcctcagcagcctcccccagGGACCCCCTCGCGAAGGCACCTGCCAC CTGGTGAAGGTGTTCAGCGAGGACGGGTCGTGCCGCTCGCTGGAGGTGTCGGCGGGCACCACGGCGCGGCAGCTCTGCGAGATGCTGGTGCAGAGGACGCACGCGCTGCACGACCACAGCTGGGCCCTGGTGGAGCTGCACCAGCACCTGGCCCTGG AGCGCTGCCTGGAGGACCACGAGTCGGTGGTGGAGGTGCAGAGCGCGTGGCCCCTGGGCGCCGACAGCCGCTTCGTCTTCCGCAAGAACTTCGCCAAGTACGAGCTCTTCAAGAGCAACGCG CAGTCGCTCTTCCCCGAGGTGATGGTGTCCAGCTGCCTGGAGGCGAACAAGAGCATGGCGCACTCGGAGCTCATCCAG AACTTCCTGAACTCCGGGAGCTGCCCCGAGGTCCAGGGCTTCCTGCAGCTGCGTGAGGCCGGCCGCAAGGTCTGGAAGCGTTTCTACTTCtccctgcgccgctcggggcTCTACTACTCCACCAAGGGCACGTCCAAG GACCCCCGGCACCTGCAGTACTTCGCCGACCTCACCGAGTCCAACATCTACTACGTGACGCAGGGCAAGAAGCACTACGGGACGCCCACCGAGTTCGGCTTCTGCATCAAG ccctaCAAGGTGCGCAGCGGCACGAAGGGCCTGAAGCTGCTGTGCAGCGAGGACGAGCAGAGCCGGACCTGCTGGATGGCGGCTTTCCGCCTCTTCAAG TACGGCATGCAGCTCTACCGTAACTACCAGCAAGCTCAGGCCCGGCTGAGCCAACCCCCCTGGATCAGCCCCACGGCCCTG CGGAGCGTGTCGGACAACGCGCTGGTGGCCATGGACTTCTCGGGGTGCACGGGGCGGGTGATCGAGAACCCCAGCGAGGTGCTGACGGCGGCGTTGGAGGAGGCACAAGCCTGGAGG AAGAAGACGACGCATCGCTACAGCCTGCCGGCTGCCTGCCAGACCTCCCCGCTCAGCGCCG CCATCCACCGCACCCAGCCCTGGTTCCACGGGCGCATCTCGCGGGAGGACACCCAGCAGCTCATCGGCCGCCAGGGGCTGGTGGATGG CGTGTTCCTGGTGCGGGAGAGCCAGCGCAACCCCAAGGGCTTCGtcctgtccctgtgccaccTGCAGAAAGTCAAGCACTATCTCATCCTGCCG AGCGAGGAGGAAGGACGGCTCTACTTCACCATGGACGACGGGCAGACCCGCTTCGCCGACCTCATCCAGCTCGTGGAGTTCCACCAGATCAACCGCGGCATCCTGCCCTGCAAGTTGCGGCACTACTGCACCTGCGTGGCGCTCTGA
- the MIEN1 gene encoding migration and invasion enhancer 1, with product MSGGAGTAAAAAGDGAGDSSGSGSGSGSGSGSGSEQRVCIVVEYCEPCGFEATYQELASAVREEYPDIHIESRLGGTGAFEIEINGQLVFSKLENGGFPYEKDLIEAIRRARNGEPLEKITNSRPPCVIL from the exons atgagcggcggggccgggacggcggcggcggcggccggggacggggccggggaCAGCTCCGGTTCCGGTTCCGGTTCCGGTTCCGGTTCCGGGTCTGGGTCTGAGCAGCGGGTCTGCATCGTGGTGGAGTACTG CGAGCCCTGCGGGTTCGAGGCCACGTACCAGGAGCTGGCGAGCGCCGTGAGGGAGGAGTACCCCGACATCCACATCGAGTCCCGCCTGGGGGGCACCG GTGCCTTTGAGATCGAGATCAACGGGCAGCTGGTCTTCTCCAAGCTGGAGAACGGAGGCTTTCCCTACGAGAAGGAC CTGATCGAGGCGATCCGCAGAGCCCGCAATGGGGAGCCCCTGGAGAAGATCACCAACAGCCGCCCCCCCTGCGTCATCCTGTAG
- the LOC116498340 gene encoding retinol dehydrogenase 8-like: protein MAPRTVLITGCSSGIGLALAVRLARDKQRRFRVIATVRNVSRSGALVAAAGSALGRTLEIKQLDVCDEGSIRACLDSIPGRHVDVLVSNAGVGMIGPLECQSLAAMQGLMDTNFFGLVRLVKEVLPDMKRRRSGHIVVISSVMGLQGIVFNDVYAASKFAVEGFCESLVVQALRFNVAISLVEPGPVTTEFEAKVYEEAERADYSQTDPETAEIFTKLYLRNSKDVFASLGQSPEDIAEHTLRVIEAARPPFRHQTNAAYTPMAALKHADPSGALMTDAFYKLVFKYDAVLRLGLRAIRLLRWKAQKVQAGARLLGFK, encoded by the exons ATGGCTCCCAGGACGGTGCTGATCACCGGCTGCTCCTCCGGCATCGGGCTGGCGCTGGCCGTGCGGCTGGCACGGGACAAGCAGCGCCGCTTCCGAG TCATCGCCACGGTGAGGAACGTGTCTCGGAGCGGGGCTCTGGTGGCGGCAGCGGGGTCGGCGCTGGGCAGGACGCTGGAGATCAAGCAGCTGGACGTGTGCGACGAGGGCTCCATCCGCGCCTGCCTCGACAGCATCCCCGGGCGCCACGTCGATGTCCTGG TCAGCAACGCCGGCGTGGGGATGATCGGGCCCCTGGAGTGCCAGAGCCTGGCCGCCATGCAGGGCCTGATGGACACCAACTTCTTCGGCCTCGTCCGCCTGGTGAAGGAGGTGCTGCCCGACATGAAGCGGCGCCGCAGCGGCCACATCGTGGTCATCAGCAGCGTCATGGGGCTGCAGG GCATCGTCTTCAACGACGTCTACGCTGCCTCCAAATTCGCCGTGGAGGGCTTCTGCGAGAGCCTGGTGGTGCAGGCGCTGCGCTTCAACGTGGC caTCAGCCTGGTGGAGCCGGGGCCGGTGACGACGGAGTTCGAGGCCAAGGTGTACGAGGAGGCCGAGCGCGCAGACTACTCGCAGACTGACCCCGAGACCGCCGAGATCTTCACCAAGCTCTACCTGAGGAACTCCAAGGACGTCTTCGCCAGCCTGGGGCAGAGCCCCGAGGACATCGCGGAG CACACGCTGCGGGTGATCGAGGCGGCCCGGCCACCTTTCCGGCACCAGACCAACGCGGCGTACACGCCGATGGCCGCGCTGAAGCACGCCGACCCCAGCGGCGCCCTGATGACCGACGCCTTCTACAAGCTGGTCTTCAAGTACGACGCCGTGCTGCGGCTCGGCCTCCGCGCCATCCGCCTGCTGCGCTGGAAGGCCCAGAAGGTGCAGGCGGGCGCCCGGCTGCTGGGCTTCAAATAA
- the ERBB2 gene encoding receptor tyrosine-protein kinase erbB-2, with translation MIATGGRLLRTGLLLLAALCPAAAAEVCTGTDMKLLRPSSPESHYETLRHLYQGCQVVQGNLELTYLAPDADTAFLQDIKEVQGYVLIAENQVSGVGLRSLRIIRGTQLFQERYALAVLGNSGLQQLGMRQLTEILKGGVRIEGNPQLCFQETVLWADIFHRHNELRAETLVDSARSRSCPGCHALCAEGHCWGAGPQDCQTLTNSICHGCPRCKGTKPTDCCHEQCAAGCTGPKHSDCLACLNFNRSGICELHCPPLVIYNSDTFESVPNRDGRYTFGASCVSQCPYNYLATEVGSCTLVCPQNSQEVTVNNVQKCEKCSKPCPEVCYGLGVDFLKGVRAVNASNIQHFAGCTKIFGSLAFLPETFAGDPSTNTPPLDPQLLATFESLEELTGYLYIAAWPPGMEDLGVFQNLRIIRGRVLHNGAYSLTLRDLAVRALGLRALQEISSGMVLVHHNPQLCFLQKVPWDRIFRHPRQRLFQTHNKPPEQCESEGLVCFHLCAEGQCWGPGPTQCVACERFLRGQECVASCNLLDGAVREHTNGTRCLPCHPECQPQNGTETCFGSEADQCVACAHYKDAQQCVRRCPSGVKADASFVPIWKYPDEDGVCQLCPTNCTHSCTIRDEDGCPVDQKPSQVTSIIAGVVGALLVVVLLLITVVCVKRRRQQERKHTMRRLLQETELVEPLTPSGALPNQAQMRILKETELKKVKVLGSGAFGTVYKGIWIPDGESVKIPVAIKVLRENTSPKANKEILDEAYVMAGVGSPYVSRLLGICLTSTVQLVTQLMPYGCLLDYVRENKDHIGSQDLLNWCVQIAKGMSYLEEVRLVHRDLAARNVLVKSPNHVKITDFGLARLLDIDETEYHADGGKVPIKWMALESILRRRFTHQSDVWSYGVTVWELMTFGAKPYDGIPAREIPDLLEKGERLPQPPICTIDVYMIMVKCWMIDSECRPKFRELVTEFSRMARDPQRFVVIQNDMIGLPSSMDSTFYRALLEEEDMDDLVDAEEYLVPHQGFFSADTATAYRSRISSTRSTAETPADGEEGEEQVLVEGPEGPVPEVLDGEGGAKGTLQSPPATRYSEDPTGLSGDESEGLDPEGFLPPAPCSTMPEYVNQAGERLSPPRHPRTPPSPLEKPKSHAGKNGLIKDPKHPFPTPGPFGRAVENPEYLTPPGLPAPGSFSQAFDNPYYWNQDPQKSSNPEGGPLTTPAAENPEYLGLAEPPLRPEDAAV, from the exons ATGATCGCCACCGGCGGCCGCTTGCTCCGCaccgggctgctgctgctcgccgCCCTctgccccgccgccgccgccgaaG TGTGCACGGGCACTGACATGAAGCTGCTGCGCCCCTCCAGCCCCGAGAGCCACTACGAGACCCTGCGGCACCTCTACCAGGGCTGCCAGGTGGTGCAGGGCAACCTGGAGCTCACCTACCTGGCCCCCGACGCCGACACCGCCTTCCTCCAG GACATCAAGGAGGTGCAGGGCTACGTCCTGATCGCCGAGAACCAAGTGAGCGGCGTGGGGCTGCGCAGCCTGCGCATCATCCGCGGGACGCAGCTCTTCCAGGAGCGCTACGCCCTGGCCGTGCTGGGCAActcggggctgcagcagctcggcATGAGGCAGCTCACAG AGATCCTGAAGGGGGGGGTGCGCATCGAGGGGAacccccagctctgcttccaggAGACCGTCCTCTGGGCCGACATCTTCCACCGGCACAACGAGCTCCGCGCCGAGACCCTCGTGGACAGCGCCCGCAGCCGCAGCT GTCCCGGGTGCCACGCGCTGTGCGCCGAGGGGCACTGCTGGGGAGCCGGCCCCCAGGACTGCCAGACGC TGACCAACAGCATCTGCCACGGGTGCCCCCGCTGCAAGGGCACGAAGCCGACGGATTGCTGCCACGAGCAGTGCGCCGCCGGCTGCACCGGCCCCAAGCACTCCGACTGCCTG GCCTGCCTGAACTTTAACCGGAGCGGGATCTGCGAGCTGCACTGCCCCCCCCTCGTCATCTACAATTCGGACACCTTCGAGTCGGTGCCGAACCGCGACGGGCGCTACACCTTCGGTGCCAGCTGCGTCAGCCAGTGCCCCT ATAATTACCTTGCCACGGAGGTGGGGTCGTGCACCCTGGTGTGCCCCCAGAACAGCCAGGAGGTCACCGTCAACAACGTGCAGAAGTGTGAGAAGTGCAGCAAGCCCTGCCCAGAGG TGTGCTACGGGCTGGGGGTGGATTTCCTCAAGGGCGTCCGCGCCGTCAACGCCTCCAACATCCAGCACTTCGCCGGCTGCACCAAGATTTTTGGCAGCCTGGCCTTCCTGCCCGAGACCTTCGCCGG ggaccccAGCACCAACACGCCCCCCCTGGACCCCCAGCTGCTGGCGACCTTTGAGAGCCTGGAGGAGCTGACGG GTTACCTGTACATCGCCGCCTGGCCGCCGGGCATGGAGGACCTGGGCGTCTTCCAGAACCTGCGCATCATCCGCGGCCGCGTGCTGCACAA CGGCGCCTACTCGCTGACGCTGCGGGACCTGGCGGTGCGGGCGCTGGGGCTGCGCGCCCTGCAGGAGATCAGCAGCGGGATGGTGCTCGTCCACCACAacccccagctctgcttcctccagAAGGTGCCCTGGGACCGCATCTTCCGCCACCCCCGCCAGCGCCTCTTCCAGACCCACAACAAGCCCCCCGAGCAGTGCG AGAGCGAGGGGCTGGTTTGCTTCCACCTCTGCGCCgaggggcagtgctgggggccCGGCCCCACGCAGTGCGTGGCCTGCGAGCGGTTCCTGCGGGGCCAGGAGTGCGTCGCCTCCTGCAACCTCCTGGACGG CGCCGTCCGGGAGCACACCAACGGGACGCGGTGCCTGCCGTGCCACCCCGAGTGCCAGCCCCAGAACGGCACCGAGACCTGCTTCGGATCG gAGGCGGATCAGTGCGTGGCCTGCGCCCACTACAAGGACGCGCAGCAGTGCGTGCGGCGCTGCCCCAGCGGGGTGAAGGCGGACGCCTCCTTCGTGCCCATCTGGAAATACCCCGACGAGGACGGCGTttgccagctctgccccaccAACTGCACCCACTC GTGCACCATCCGGGACGAGGACGGCTGCCCCGTGGACCAGAAGCCGAG CCAGGTGACGTCCATCATCGCCGGCGTGGTGGGGGCTCTGCTGGTCGTCGTCCTGCTGCTCATCACCGTGGTCTGCGTCAAGCGCCGGcggcagcaggagaggaagcaCACCATGCGGCGCCTGCTGCAGGAGACCGAG ctggtggagcCGCTGACGCCCAGCGGGGCCCTCCCCAACCAAGCCCAGATGCGCATCCTGAAGGAGACGGAGCTGAAGAAGGTGAAGGTTTTGGGCTCGGGCGCTTTCGGCACCGTCTATAAG ggCATCTGGATCCCGGATGGGGAGAGCGTCAAGATCCCGGTGGCCATCAAGGTGTTGCGGGAGAACACCTCCCCCAAGGCCAACAAGGAGATCCTGGAC GAAGCCTACGTGATGGCGGGGGTGGGCAGCCCCTACGTGTCCCGGCTGCTGGGCATCTGCCTGACCTCCACGGTGCAGCTGGTGACGCAGCTGATGCCCTACGGCTGCCTGCTGGACTACGTGCGGGAGAACAAGGACCACATCGGCTCCCAGGACCTCCTCAACTGGTGTGTGCAGATCGCCAAG gggaTGAGCTACCTGGAGGAGGTGCGGCTGGTGCACCGCGACCTGGCTGCTCGCAACGTGCTGGTGAAGAGCCCCAACCACGTGAAAATCACCGATTTCGGGCTGGCCCGGCTGCTCGACATCGACGAGACCGAGTACCACGCTGACGGTGGCaag GTGCCCATCAAGTGGATGGCGCTGGAGTCCATCCTGCGCCGCCGCTTCACCCACCAGAGCGACGTCTGGAGCTACG GTGTCACCGTGTGGGAGCTGATGACATTTGGGGCGAAACCGTACGACGGGATCCCAGCACGAGAGATCCCcgacctgctggagaagggCGAGAGGCTGCCGCAGCCGCCCATCTGCACCATCGACGTCTACATGATCATGGTGAAAT GCTGGATGATCGACTCGGAGTGCCGGCCCAAATTCCGCGAGCTGGTGACTGAGTTCTCCCGCATGGCGCGGGACCCGCAGCGCTTCGTGGTCATCCAG aACGACATGATCGGGCTGCCCAGCTCCATGGACAGCACCTTTTACCGGgctctgctggaggaggaggacatgGACGACCTGGTGGACGCCGAGGAGTACCTGGTGCCCCACCAGGGCTTCTTCAGCGCCGACACCGCCACCGCCTACCGCAGCCGCATCTCCTCCACGCGG AGCACGGCGGAGACCCCAGCGGACGGGGAGGAGGGTGAGGAGCAGGTTTTGGTGGAGGGGCCCGAGGGACCCGTGCCGGAGGTTttggatggggaggggggggccaAAGGGaccctgcagagccccccggCCACGCGCTACAGCGAGGACCCCACCGGGCTGTCGGGTGACGAGAGCGAGGGCTTGGACCCCGAAGGCTtcctccccccggccccctgcagcaccatgccag AGTACGTCAACCAGGCCGGGGAGCGGCtgtcccccccccggcacccccgcACGCCCCCGTCCCCGCTGGAGAAACCCAAAAGCCACGCGGGGAAGAACGGGCTCATCAAGGACCCCAAAcaccccttccccaccccgGGACCCTTCGGCCGAGCCGTGGAAAATCCCGAATACCtgacccccccggggctgccggcCCCCGGTTCCTTCAGCCAAGCCTTCGACAACCCCTACTACTGGAACCAGGAcccccaaaaaagcagcaaCCCCGAGGGGGGGCCCCTCACCACGCCGGCAGCCGAAAACCCCGAATACCTGGGCCTGGCCGAGCCCCCCCTGCGCCCCGAGGACGCGGCCGTGTAG